GTAGCGCGAGAAATTTGGCGATCGGGTTCTGCAATTTTTCATGATCTTTCTGCATGGCCGGAGTGGATCTACCCCAAGGATGTCGTTGGCAATCCCTACTTTAATAAGCCGCCGTTGATGCACTGGTTGGTGGCCTTGAGCTATGGCTTGGGGGGCGTGACAGAACTGAGCTCACGCTTACCCAGCGCACTATTGACCGCGACCTCGGTGCCGTTGCTCTACTGGATTGGCCGTGAAATTTTTTATGAGCGGGTTCCAGCACTGTTTTCCGCCATGGTGTATTTAACCTGGTTGCCGATCGTTCGGCAGGGGCGCTTAGCGATGCTAGATGGCGCGATTCTCTGCTTTTTTTTGTTTATGATGGCCTGTCTGTTGCGATCGCGGCGGGATTTGCGCTGGAGTTGTGGGGTTGGCATCGGCATTGGCCTGATGTGCTTTACGAAGGGCATTTTGGGACTGTTCCTGGGGGCGATCGGTCTAGCATTCATGGTGTGGGATACGCCACGTTTGCTGTCCTGTGGCTATCTTTGGTTGGGGTTGGGGTTGGGGATTGCGCCCGTGGCCAGTTGGTACGGGGCACAATGGTTGCAATACCAGCATCAATTTGTTGGGGAACACCTGATGAAACAGTCCATCAATCGGGTGTGGGAGGATGTGGGCAGTAATAAAGGCCCAGTATGGTACTACCTCCTAGAGGTGTTGAAATATGGGGTACCTTGGATTTTCTTTTTGCCGCAGGCGATCGGGTTTGCTTGGCACCATCGCAATTTGAGCTGGGCGAGACTGTTATTGCTGTGGAGCGGGGTCTATTTTGCGGTGATTTCTATCATGAGTACGAAGCTACCCTGGTATGTCCTGCCGCTGTATCCAGCCTTATCTTTATTGGTGGGTGCGCAGTTATCGCGTCTGTGGACGCCACCTTTAGCATCATCGGTGCATCAACCCATGCGAATGACCTATCGGAAGGCATGGACTGGTTTATTTGGTCTATTGATGGCGATTTCCGGAGCGGGCATTGCTTATTTTGTCACGCAGCCCAATCCCGAATGGGATATTGTGTTGGCATTGGGGACGCTGGGGATTACGGGACTGGTGGTGATGATTTTGCTATTCCGGCAGGATCGACAGTTTATTCCTGTTCTGATGTGGGGAATGTATTTAACCCTGTTGTTTTTTGTGGGATCCAATGTGTGGATTTGGGAATTAAATGAAGCCTATCCCGTTAAGCCGATCGCCCAAATGATTCAAGCTCGTACGCCCGATCGATCGACGATTTATACGTCCTATTTTGCCAATCGACCTTCGCTTAATTTCTACAGTGGGCGGCAGGTGATTCCTGCGGATTTGCCCACGCTGATTCAAAAGCTACAAACGCCCGATCGATCGAAGCAATTGCCCTATCTTTTAGTAGAGGCGGATGTGGTACCTCAGTTACCAGCTAAGCAAGTGAAGCAACTGGCGTCGA
Above is a window of Alkalinema sp. FACHB-956 DNA encoding:
- a CDS encoding glycosyltransferase family 39 protein; the protein is MSPNLFTYGRFGRSLPTQERWIDLAWAGGLLLAASFLLCFQLGNLPLRDWDEGIVAQVAREIWRSGSAIFHDLSAWPEWIYPKDVVGNPYFNKPPLMHWLVALSYGLGGVTELSSRLPSALLTATSVPLLYWIGREIFYERVPALFSAMVYLTWLPIVRQGRLAMLDGAILCFFLFMMACLLRSRRDLRWSCGVGIGIGLMCFTKGILGLFLGAIGLAFMVWDTPRLLSCGYLWLGLGLGIAPVASWYGAQWLQYQHQFVGEHLMKQSINRVWEDVGSNKGPVWYYLLEVLKYGVPWIFFLPQAIGFAWHHRNLSWARLLLLWSGVYFAVISIMSTKLPWYVLPLYPALSLLVGAQLSRLWTPPLASSVHQPMRMTYRKAWTGLFGLLMAISGAGIAYFVTQPNPEWDIVLALGTLGITGLVVMILLFRQDRQFIPVLMWGMYLTLLFFVGSNVWIWELNEAYPVKPIAQMIQARTPDRSTIYTSYFANRPSLNFYSGRQVIPADLPTLIQKLQTPDRSKQLPYLLVEADVVPQLPAKQVKQLASIEVKTLGKPSTWVLLAKAKE